Sequence from the Feifania hominis genome:
TGTAACACAAGGAGGAGCGATTAGATGACAAGCAGGATTTTCAAAGAAATGGTCTATGCCAAACGTCATGCCAGTGACTGGAAGCAGGCGGTAGACCTGGCGGCGGAATTCTGGTTCAACAGCGGTTGCTGCGAGCCGAAATATGTCGAGCTGATCAAACAGCAGCTCGAGGAATCTCACGCCTACATGGTGATTGTGCCGGGGATGGTGCTGCTGCATGCGCGTGCGGGCTACGGGGTCCACAAAAATTCCATGATGCTCATCACGCTCGACGAGCCGGTCAAATTTAACCATCCCGACAACGACCCGGTAAGCACTATGATCTGTTTTACCTCGTATGACGAGACGACCCATCTTGAAAACATGCAACAGGTGGGCCAGTTGATGCTCGCGGACGGCTTTTTGAGCGGCGTGGGCGAATACAACACCGATGAGGAACTAATGGAGTTTGTCGTCGGGCTAGAGGAAAAATTGCAGTAGAAAACAGCCCTTTTGCCGAAAGCGAGCAAGTGCAGAGGACCGAATCTGATATTGCCAAAACGGAAGTGCGCAGTAGATGCCGCTTTCTCATTGGAATAGGAGGCGGGTTTGGAGCTGTACCTCTCGGCATCGCTTGGCGAGGTTTTACAAATGTCGGTGCGGCCGAGAAGAAATGATTGCATATTTTTCACGAATGTGGTAAACTAACAACGAAAAAATGTCTCTGCTTCACAGAGTGTGGGGCAGTGCTTTTGCAGAGAAAGGGGTTATGTGTCAATGTTAAAAGTCAACACAGTTTGCTTAAACGGCGTGGGTACCAGCGTGATCCTCAAGCTCACAGTCGAAGCGGTCCTCAAGGAAATGGGTATTGATGCTGTCGTCGAATCAACGGATGTCAAAGGAATTGCGAACTACAGCCCCGATGTGATCGTCACCTCTCCGGAGTATGCCGAGAAAATCGGCCCGAAAGAGTCTGTGAAAGTCGTCACCGTGACGAACTTCGTGGACAAGGAGAACATGCGCGCTGCGCTGCAGAAAGTTCTCATCTGAATTTGACAGCTAAGAGCCCCCGGCAAAGGCCGGGGGCTTTTTACTGCCCGGTCTTGAAACCGGACGCTGCTTTCGGTATGATAGAGACAAACAGGAAAACGGGGGAGACTATGAGACCGAGAAAAAAGAAGAATCTGGCGGCGCGTCTGGAGCGGGTCGCCGATTATCGAATGGAAAACCCACAGGAGTACCGCGGACGCTGGCAGCAGGCCTTTGAACGCCCGAGCGGGCAGAAGATTATGGTGGAGATCGGCTGTGGAAAAGGGCAGTTCATCTGCGAGATGGCGTCGCGCCATCCGGAGATCAACTTTGTCGCAATTGAAAAAGTGCCGGATGTGATCGTCATGGCGAATGAGAAGATCGCGGCTCTCGAGTTGAAAAACGTCAAGTTGATTCTGGGAGATGCCGCTATGCTTGAGGAGATCTTTGAGCAAAACGAATGCCAGCGCATCTACATCAACTTTTGCGACCCCTGGCCGAAAGCGCGCCACGCCAAGCGCCGTCTGACCTCGAAGGGCTTCCTTGCGAGCTATCGACGCGTGCTGGAGCCGGGCGGTGAAATCCACTTTAAGACCGATAACCGGCCTCTGTTTGACTTTTCGGTGGAGTCGTTTCAAAACGAGGGGTATCAGCTCAAAAACGTCTGCTATGATCTGCACAACAGCGACTTTGCCGAAAACATTGTCACGGAGTACGAAAAGACATTCTCCGAGAAGGGGTTTGCCATCAACCGCCTTGAGGCGGTCAATCCCAAGACACTCGAACAGGATGAAGCCGCCGAATAGAGCAGGCCGCGGGAAGCTCCCGCGGCCTTTGTTTTATTGCGGGCGCAACATTTACAGGCCGCCTGTCAGAGCTTTGAAAGCGTATCGAGCGGCCTGTCGCATTTTGCGAGAAAAAGCGATTGACAAGCTCGGGCAAAGCCAGTATAATGATAAGGCAGTCACAAAATGCGGATGTAGCTCATCTGGTAGAGCGCAACCTTGCCAAGGTTGAGGTAGCGAGTTCGAGCCTCGTCATCCGCTCCAAGTCGTCGCAAGCGCCATATCGCTTGCGACGGCTTTTTTTGGTTTCCCCACGGGAACTATGGTTCCCGTGGGGGCCCCTTACAATTGATGTGCGGAAGCCCGAAATGAATTCGGGCTTCCTGGGCGCTATCGCGCCAGTTCGCGCTGCGCGCTCACTCGCGGGAACTATGGTTCCCGTGGGGGTATCTTTCTAAATAAAAAGAGAGACGAATTTCCCTGGAAATTCGTCTCTCTTTTTTTGCTTATTCGTACATCACTTTTCGCAGATTCGTGTAGATGTCCTTAATGTGGTTGCGCATGGCGTGCTTTGCGCGGGTTTGATCGTGCGCCCTGATGGCGCTTAGAATCTGTTCGTGAAAGTCGATGGAGGTGGATATGGTCTTCGTCGGGTTGATGTAGTAGCCGGAATAGGAGCTACGCTCCAACTCGCCCGCGACGGCGGCCAGCGTATTTTTGAGAAGCGAATTGTTGGTCGCAGTCGCAATGGCGAAATGAAAGTTGAAGTCGAGCTGTGACAGCCGCGTGACATCGCTGCCGGCGTTCTCGCGCATTTCGGCGATGATGCCCTCCATGTCCTCAATCGCCCGGTCATCGGCAAACTTTGCGGCCAGATAGGCATTTTGACTCTCGAGCATGATGCGGTACTCCATGATCTCGTCGAGATCCGAGTTTTTGAAAATGTAGCGCAGCGGGATGGAAGAGATGATGCGCAGCCGGTCGTTGACTGTAGTTCCGGCCTTTGTCCGGGTGATGAATCCCATTGCGGCGAGGGCGCTCTGTGTCTCGCGCAGAGTGCTGCGCCCGATTCCGAGTTGCTTGCACATCTCGTTTTCGTTGGGAAAGACATAGCCGGGCTTGAGTGTCTCATCCATAATTAGATCGGTCAGCTTGTCGAGCAGGGTGGACGTGATGCTCTTTTTTGTGACACTGTCAAGATTTGTGTACATGTCCTGAGTCATTTTTTCGTTGTAACTCTGCAGAATGTTCTGGTCCAAACAATCACCTCGCATTGTGCGCGCAGCTTGCCGCAGCGCCGCTTTTCTGTTGAAACCAGTATAACACGACTGGTGTATTTTTACAATCACTATTGTATTACATAATTTTAAATTTATTGAAATATGATGATAATTGCGCCTGAAATACTCTATATTCTTATATGATGTCTGACAACAAGATTTTTAGCTAAAAAACTCCATTCTTGTGAAAAAGCGCCAATAATAACGCCATAATATTGGCAAATTTGCGGAATAGTAAAAGCAAAAAAGCTCCGATATAATAGAGACAGCCAATGATTGTATGATAACAAAAACATGAAAATGAACTATCTATGTATGTTGTCAGACATCAAATATTGATATGGGGGTTTGACGATGAGCGAGGCAAAGAAGACGGACGGCAGAGGGATTCTGTGGGGCGGCTATCTCAATAACGATCATCCCATCACGAAGGATGTTTGGCTTCACGAGGCTTTCCCGGAGTGGGGTTCCTTTCTCAACAGGGAAATTGAACGCACACAGGTGCCGAAAGGGCAGGTGAGCCTGTGGTGGTGCGGCGGCCCCTCCTGGGTTCTCAAGACGGATGAGGGCGGCATTTTTCTGATTGATCAAAACTGTGCGCCCTCCCACTATACGACCTATGACTACTGTGGTGTCTGCCGCCAGGCGGGCGCTGAGAGCATCAACTGGCTGCGCCTCAATCCCCAGGTGATCGATCCGTGGGAATTTGAGAAGATTGACGGCGTTTTCTGCACCCACACCCATGCAGATCACTGCGATATCTTTACGGTAAACGCAGCCCTGCAGACCAGTGAGGCAAAGTTCTACGCGCCGCCGGTAACGGCTGAGCGGCTGCGGGAGTTCCATGTGCCGGAAGACCGGCTGAAAATTGCCCATCTCGGCGATGTGTTTGAGGTGCCGGGGGCGAGAGTCCACATTCTGCGCTGCTACGATGAGACAGCAATCCGCACCGGCACGAAAAAACTGCTGCCCTTTGAGGAGTGCTGCTGCTCGTTTCTGTTTGAGACATCGGGGGGCAACATTCTCTTCCTGGGGGACACCTGGTACCATGACGGCTACGTCAAGGTCGGCCTCGATTACGACATTGATGTGGCGATTTTCGACCTCGGCTTCAACGCACCGGGGGCCACCGACAAGATGACGCCCTACGACGGCGCAAGACTCGGCCAGGCGCTGCGCGCCAAAGTGCTCATTCCCGACCACTATGACAACTGGGTCAACTGCGCCGGCGACCCCGATCTGATCATCAATCAGTTCGAGCGGATTGTCGCGGAGAACACCCCCGAGATCAAAACCGTGATTATGCGCTGCGCCGGGCGCTTTACCTATCCACAGGATCAGAACATCCGGCGCTATCGCTACCCCGATGGCAGCGAGCACTACGATGTCAACAAATCCGTCTTTGGAGACCGTGAAGAGTAAAAGGAGGAGATTATTGTGGCAAAACAACAGAGAAAGGTCATTGTGACGGCCGCGGTGACAGGAGGCATCCACACCCCGACCATGACGCCCTACCTGCCGAAAGGGCCGGACGAGGTGATGCAGAACGCCCTTGACGCAGCGGCGGCGGGCGCCTCCATCGTACACATCCACGCGAGACTGGACAACGGCCAGCCCACGGCGGACTTTGACACCTTTGAGAAAATTCTCAGCGGGGTCAAAAAGAAGAGCGACGTCGTCATCGGCATTACAACCGGCGGCGCGCAGGGCATGACGACCCAGGAGCGCTTTGCGGTCATCGAGCGTTTCAAGCCTGAGATGGCCTCGGCAAACGGCGGGTCGATCAATTTCTGCCTGTCGCGTCTGGCGGACGGACCGGGAATGGACGCCCCGCTTCACGACTGGGAAGTGCCGTTTCTCAAGCGGACCTACGACAACGTGTTCAAAAATACCTTTGCGGATATGGAGTACTGCATTCGCACCATGAATGCCTGCGGCACGTTCCCGGAATTTGAGGTGTTTGATTACGGCCAGCTTGCAAATCTCCAGTATTTTAAAAAGATGGGCATTCTGCCGAAGCAGATCTATCTGCAGTTTATCACCGGCGTCATGGGCGGCATGCCCATGAGTCTCGAGTGTCTGCTCTTTGTCATCGATCAGGCCAAAAAGCTGCTCGGCGAGGATGTGATGTACTCCATGGTCGCGGGCGGGCGCAGAATGTTCCGCTTTGAGACGGTCTGCGCCGTCACCGGCGGCAATGTGCGAGTGGGCCTCGAGGATGGCATCTACATCAAGCCGAACGGGGAGCTGGCCGTCAACAACGCCGCTCAGGTGGAGAAGATCATCAAAATTCTTCACGATCTCGACTTCGAGATTGCGACGCCCGACGAGGTCCGCGAGACCTTCTCACTCAAGGGAGCGGACAAGGTCGAATTCTAGGCGCTGTCACGGCGGGCCCCGCGCCGCTTGCGGGGGCGCGGGACAGGGGCGCCCGCTGTGATTCACAATAAAAAAAGACATCATGAGAATATGGAGGGAAAAGTATGAAAAAGTTAGTGGCGATCCTATTGGCAACCCTGATGGTACTCACCCTGATGGCGGGATGCGGTGGCAAGAGCGACAAGGAAAAGCTCAACACCACACTCTATGTCGGCTGCTCGGTGCGCTCTTTCTCCAATCCCTATATGGTGACCATCAACGAGGGATGTGAGATGTTCTGCGAGTATCTCGATTCCATCGGCCAGAAGTATGTCTTTGAGACCATGCTCAATGAGGGCTCGAGCGACACCCAGATCAACCAGATCAGCGCGTTTCTCGCAAAGTCCAACGGCAATGCCATTCTCTTCTGCGACCCGAATGAGGCTGCTGTCTGCGGCACCATTGCCGAAATGGTAACCGACGCCGGCGCCTACATGTGCACCACCTGGAACAAGCCCGACGACATCAATGTCTGGGACTATGACGGCTGGGTGGCCCACCATTCGCCAAACGACGTCGACATGGGATACCAGGTTGCCAAGGCCATGTTTGCCGAGTTTGAAACCCCGAACGAGGGCAAGATCATCTGCATCCAGGGACTGCTCGGCAACACCACCGCCGTAAACCGCAGAGAGGGTCTTCAGAAAGCGCTCGACGAGTTCAAGGGCGTCACGCTGGTGGCGGACGAGACGGCCAACTGGAGCGCTGACACGGCTCTCGAAGTCACCGAGACGCTGCTCGCCGCTCACGATGACATCGCAGGCATCTGGTGCGCAAACGACGCAATGGCCATGGGCGTCATCAAGGCGCTTGAGGCAAAGGGCCTTGCCGGCAAGGTGAAAGTCTGCGGCGTCAATGCGATCAACACCGTGCTCGACGACATCAGAAAGGGAAATCTGACCGCGTCCGTCGACTGCCAGGGCTGGCAGCAGGGCGGCTACAGCCTCGCCATCTGCTATGATGCATGGCTTGGCAAGATCAACGTGGCGGAGCTTGACCACGACCACCGGCTCTTTGGAACCGGATACACCATGGTCGATAAGAGCAATGTCGACGAGTTTGAAAAAGAGTTCTACGAAGAGGGCGTCAAAATGGATTTCACGAAGTATTGGGAGGAATTCCGCATCGGCGATTACCCTGTGTGATAAGACATTGAACCAGAACTGAATGTGGCCGGTTTGACTTGAGAGGTCAGGTTGAGCCGGCCACATTCCGATAAAAAAGGAGAAAGTCGAGATGAACCCTAAACTGAAAGCCTCGACAATTGGAGAGGAGTTTGTGATCAAAGCCGCGCAGGAGCAGCGAACCGCCCGGCTTGTGCAGATCATGCCCGTGATTGTGCTGGCGGCGCTGGTGCTGTTTTTTTCCGTCGCCTGTCCGGGCAGCTTTCTGACACTCTACAATCTGCGCACCATTCTCAACCAGCTGTCGGGCACTCTGATTATTGCCGTCGGCATCACATTCGTAATTCTGACGGGCTCTGTCGATTTGTCGGTAGACGGCGTTGTGGGGCTTGCGGGCTCGCTGCTGTCCGTCATCGTGCTCAACAGTAAAAACGCAAACAACCTTGGCTTCTGGGGCGTGCTGATCGCGGTCGCCGTCGGCGTTGCCTGCGGTTTCGCGTCGGGACTTCTGCATGTGAAACTCAAAATCAGCTCGTTTATGGTGACCTATGCGATGTCGGCGGTGGCCAAGGGGCTTGCCATCATGTCATACGGCGGTCTCTTTGCCTCCATTCACGATCCCGTTCTGCTGTCGATTCCGTCGCTGTCGCTGCTCGGTATTCCGCTGATCACCTGGATTGCGTTCGCGGTATTTGCCGTGGCGCTGGTCATTCAGCGCCGAACGCCGTTTGGACGTCACATGTACGCGGTGGGGACCAATGAGGCCATCCCGCGCATGACGGGAGTCAATGTCAACAGCGTAAAAATAAGGGTCTTCATGTGGGCGGGCGGCTGTATGGCCATTGCCGGTGTGCTGGCGGCGCTGCGGCTCGGCAGCGGCCTTGTCGACATCGGACTCGACCAGTTCTTTCCCGCTCAGGCGGCTGTGGTGATTGGCGGCACGTCGCTGTCCGGCGGGCGCGGGGGCGTTGTCAACACCCTCGTCGGGTCGCTGGTCGTAACGGTGCTCAATGTCGGGCTGCTGCTCATGGGAGTCAACACCTACATCCGCACCGGCATCCAGGGCCTGATCATCGTGGCGGCCGTGGCGCTGACTGTTATGAAAAACGGCCGCGCCATCTGCAAGTGAGGAGGGGTGAGATGAAAAGCGGCGACATTCTTTTGCAGGTACGGCAAATCAGTAAGA
This genomic interval carries:
- a CDS encoding FadR/GntR family transcriptional regulator; this encodes MDQNILQSYNEKMTQDMYTNLDSVTKKSITSTLLDKLTDLIMDETLKPGYVFPNENEMCKQLGIGRSTLRETQSALAAMGFITRTKAGTTVNDRLRIISSIPLRYIFKNSDLDEIMEYRIMLESQNAYLAAKFADDRAIEDMEGIIAEMRENAGSDVTRLSQLDFNFHFAIATATNNSLLKNTLAAVAGELERSSYSGYYINPTKTISTSIDFHEQILSAIRAHDQTRAKHAMRNHIKDIYTNLRKVMYE
- the trmB gene encoding tRNA (guanosine(46)-N7)-methyltransferase TrmB — its product is MRPRKKKNLAARLERVADYRMENPQEYRGRWQQAFERPSGQKIMVEIGCGKGQFICEMASRHPEINFVAIEKVPDVIVMANEKIAALELKNVKLILGDAAMLEEIFEQNECQRIYINFCDPWPKARHAKRRLTSKGFLASYRRVLEPGGEIHFKTDNRPLFDFSVESFQNEGYQLKNVCYDLHNSDFAENIVTEYEKTFSEKGFAINRLEAVNPKTLEQDEAAE
- a CDS encoding ABC transporter permease, with protein sequence MNPKLKASTIGEEFVIKAAQEQRTARLVQIMPVIVLAALVLFFSVACPGSFLTLYNLRTILNQLSGTLIIAVGITFVILTGSVDLSVDGVVGLAGSLLSVIVLNSKNANNLGFWGVLIAVAVGVACGFASGLLHVKLKISSFMVTYAMSAVAKGLAIMSYGGLFASIHDPVLLSIPSLSLLGIPLITWIAFAVFAVALVIQRRTPFGRHMYAVGTNEAIPRMTGVNVNSVKIRVFMWAGGCMAIAGVLAALRLGSGLVDIGLDQFFPAQAAVVIGGTSLSGGRGGVVNTLVGSLVVTVLNVGLLLMGVNTYIRTGIQGLIIVAAVALTVMKNGRAICK
- a CDS encoding PTS sugar transporter subunit IIA; this encodes MTSRIFKEMVYAKRHASDWKQAVDLAAEFWFNSGCCEPKYVELIKQQLEESHAYMVIVPGMVLLHARAGYGVHKNSMMLITLDEPVKFNHPDNDPVSTMICFTSYDETTHLENMQQVGQLMLADGFLSGVGEYNTDEELMEFVVGLEEKLQ
- a CDS encoding 3-keto-5-aminohexanoate cleavage protein, whose translation is MAKQQRKVIVTAAVTGGIHTPTMTPYLPKGPDEVMQNALDAAAAGASIVHIHARLDNGQPTADFDTFEKILSGVKKKSDVVIGITTGGAQGMTTQERFAVIERFKPEMASANGGSINFCLSRLADGPGMDAPLHDWEVPFLKRTYDNVFKNTFADMEYCIRTMNACGTFPEFEVFDYGQLANLQYFKKMGILPKQIYLQFITGVMGGMPMSLECLLFVIDQAKKLLGEDVMYSMVAGGRRMFRFETVCAVTGGNVRVGLEDGIYIKPNGELAVNNAAQVEKIIKILHDLDFEIATPDEVRETFSLKGADKVEF
- a CDS encoding MBL fold metallo-hydrolase → MSEAKKTDGRGILWGGYLNNDHPITKDVWLHEAFPEWGSFLNREIERTQVPKGQVSLWWCGGPSWVLKTDEGGIFLIDQNCAPSHYTTYDYCGVCRQAGAESINWLRLNPQVIDPWEFEKIDGVFCTHTHADHCDIFTVNAALQTSEAKFYAPPVTAERLREFHVPEDRLKIAHLGDVFEVPGARVHILRCYDETAIRTGTKKLLPFEECCCSFLFETSGGNILFLGDTWYHDGYVKVGLDYDIDVAIFDLGFNAPGATDKMTPYDGARLGQALRAKVLIPDHYDNWVNCAGDPDLIINQFERIVAENTPEIKTVIMRCAGRFTYPQDQNIRRYRYPDGSEHYDVNKSVFGDREE
- a CDS encoding sugar ABC transporter substrate-binding protein; this translates as MKKLVAILLATLMVLTLMAGCGGKSDKEKLNTTLYVGCSVRSFSNPYMVTINEGCEMFCEYLDSIGQKYVFETMLNEGSSDTQINQISAFLAKSNGNAILFCDPNEAAVCGTIAEMVTDAGAYMCTTWNKPDDINVWDYDGWVAHHSPNDVDMGYQVAKAMFAEFETPNEGKIICIQGLLGNTTAVNRREGLQKALDEFKGVTLVADETANWSADTALEVTETLLAAHDDIAGIWCANDAMAMGVIKALEAKGLAGKVKVCGVNAINTVLDDIRKGNLTASVDCQGWQQGGYSLAICYDAWLGKINVAELDHDHRLFGTGYTMVDKSNVDEFEKEFYEEGVKMDFTKYWEEFRIGDYPV
- a CDS encoding PTS sugar transporter subunit IIB, whose protein sequence is MLKVNTVCLNGVGTSVILKLTVEAVLKEMGIDAVVESTDVKGIANYSPDVIVTSPEYAEKIGPKESVKVVTVTNFVDKENMRAALQKVLI